In Symphalangus syndactylus isolate Jambi chromosome 9, NHGRI_mSymSyn1-v2.1_pri, whole genome shotgun sequence, the genomic stretch GGGACGTCTTTAGGGGAGGAGGACGAAGTGGAGGAGGCCTGGCTGGGCCCCCTCTTGGGGGTGGGGGCCCGACCCCTCCAGCGGGCACCGACTCGGACTCTGAAGAGAGTGAGGCCATCTATGAGGAGATGAAGTACCCGCTGCCGGAAGAGGCTGGGGAAGGCCGGGCCAATGGCCCTCCACCGTTGACGGCAACATCCCCGCCACAACAGCCTCACGCCCTTCCGCCCCATGCCCACCGCCGCCCAGCTTCAGCCCTCCCGAGCCGGAGGGACGGGACGCCCACCAAGACCACTCCTTGTGAAATCCCCCCGCCCTTCCCCAACCTCCTTCAGCACCGGCCTCCACTCCTGGCCTTCCCCCAAGCCAAGTCTGCTTCCCGAACCCCTGGCGATGGGGTCTCAAGGCTACCTGTCCTCTGCCACTCCAAGGAGCCAGCCGGCTCCACCCCAGCTCCCCAAGTGCCTGCACGGGAGCGGGAGACGCCTCCCCCACCGCCTCCACCTCCTGCTGCCAACCTGCTGCTGCTGGGACCATCGGGCCGGGCCCGGAGCCACTCGACACCGTTGCCACCCCAGGGCTCTGGCCAGCCCCGGGGGGAGCGGGAGCTCCCCAACTCCCACAGCATGATCTGCCCTAAGGCGGCGGGGGCGCCGGCAGCCCCCCCTGCCCCGGCCGCCTTGCTCCCCGGCCCCCCCAAGGACAAGGCCGTGTCTTACACCATGGTGTACTCAGCGGTCAAGGTGACCACGCACTCTGTCCTGCCAGCTGGTCCACCCCTGGGTGCTGGGGAGCCAAAGACGGAGAAGGAGATCTCAGTCCTCCATGGGATGCTGTGTACCAGCTCGAGGCCCCCCGTGCCAGGGAAGTCCAGCCCCCACGGTGGGGCCATGGGTGCGGCAGCTGGGGTCCTCCACCACCGTGGCTGCTTTGCCTCCCCCCACAGCCTTCCGGACCCAACTGCTGGCCCCCTGACCCCGCTGTGGACCTACCCAGCCACAGCAGCTGGGCTCAAGAGACCCCCTGCCTATGAGAGCCTCAAGGCTGGGGGGGTGCTGAATAAGGGCTGTGGTGTGGGGGCCCCATCCCCCATGGTCAAGATCCAGCTGCAGGAGCAAGGGACCGATGGGGGTGCTTTTGCCAGCATCTCCTGTGCCCATGTCATCGCCAGCGCAGGGACaccagaggaggaagaggaggagatgggCGCCGCGACATTTGGGGCAGGCTGGGCCCTGCAGAGGAAGGTCCTCTATGGAGGGAGAAAAGCAAAGGAGTTGGACAGTGAgtgaggggtggggagtgggggctggcatcgggggtggggggcagctAGGGATGCCTGCGATGGTTTGGGGAAGGTGTTGGAGGGGTTATTTGGAAGTCACAGCCTTGAGTCTGGAATGTTTTCTAGGAGAccagaggggtgggggtgggcaatAGACAGAAAGGCCAGGGTTCCCCAGTGTGCGCTGGAGGAGCAGGAAGGTCTGGGAGGCGAAGGGGGTCAAATCTGGCCCTGTCCTGCtctgctccctgcccctcccttccCGGGGCTGCAGGGGTGTGTGCTTGTGAGTGTGCGCACCAGGAACTAAACACAGCTGCCTCCCAGCTGTTACCATGGCAACCCATCCagacaggagggagaggagagggaggcccCTACCGTTGCCTGGTAACGAAATGCTCTGCCAGGCCTCCTCTCAGAGATGAGCTTAGTTCACAGGCAGCCCTTCCCCCCAGCGCTCCCCCTTCTGGGCTCAGGAATTGGGATTCTCCCCCTACAGGTCTTGATCCCAGGGGGATGGTCATTCTGGCCCTATCTGGAGATGGAGGGGCTTGGAAGCTAAAGCTGCGGTTGGGGAGGCCCCTCTGACCAGGGAAAAGGGTTTGGATGCAGCACATAGACATGATTCTCAGCCCCAGGAGATGGTACCAATGGGTGGAaaggaaggggtgtgtgtgtgtgtgtgtgtgtgtgtgtgtatgttgggggAGTGTGAAGGAGCCCCATCCCAGCCGTTACTTGCAAAAGGGGCAGTTGTGTCTCCTAGTCCGCCCATACTGCAGCATGTGTGGCTGGAGGGACAGAATGATGCCTCCAACGTGCAGGCACACAGCTCTCCTTGTCATCCCAGCAGAGGTCGAGGATGGTGCCCGGGCCTGGAATGGCAGTGCTGAGGGTCCAGGCAAGGTGGAGCGTGAGGACAGGGGCCCTGTGATATCAGGGATCCCAGTGAGGAGCCAGGGGGCAGAGGGCCTGCTGGCCAGGATCCACCACGGAGACCGAGGAGGGAGCCGCACTGCGCTGCCCATTCCCTGCCAGACCTTCCCCGCCTGCCACCGCAATGGAGGTGATGCAGCCTGCACACACCTGTGCACAGCGGGGCTGGCTGGGGGATCTCCCGGGGTCTAGCCCCACCTGTCCTGACTTTCTCTCACCTGTTCACGTCCATGTCCAGGGCCCTAAATCTTCATACCACATTTCCACCCCCTTTTCCCTTCTGATGAGGCAGGGGCAGCCTGGACCATTCAAGGGCAGGGGACTGGGAACTAGGGGAGGGGTACCTGAGGCCCCTGCAGTCCTCACTCCTCCTTCTTCCACCTCAGACTTCACGGGAGGCTACCGCCTGGGGCGCTCGGCCTCCACCTCCGGAGTCCGGCAGGTCGCGCTCCACACACCCCGGCCCTGCAGCCAGCCCAGGGATGCCCTGAGCCAGGTGAGgcttggttttttgtttatttgtgaaggagcaggtggagaaggcttgAATGTGCAAAGAAAAGCAATAAaggggccagggctgggcacagtggctcatgcctgtaatcccagcactttgggaggccaaggcgggagggtcacttgaggccagaagttcattagcttgagcaacatagtgagaccctgtctctatttttttttttcttttaaagaaggccagttgcagtggctcacacctgtaatcccaatgctttcagaagccaaggcaggtagattgcctgagcctaggagtttgagaccggcctgggccacatagcgagaccccatctttataaaaaatacaaaatgtagtcTGGTGTGCTGGTGCAAGCCtgaattcccagctactctggaggttgaggtaggaggatggctttaccctgggaggtggaggttgcagtgagccatgatcacgctactgcattccagcctgagccacagagtgagaccctgtcttagaagaaaaaaagaaagaaagaaaggggccacgcagggtgcagtggcttacgtctgtaatcacagcactttgggaggccgaggcgggcagatcacctgaggtcaggagtttgagaccagcctcgccaacatggtgaaaccctgtctctactaaaaatacaaaaattagggccaggtgcggtggctcatgcctgtaatcccagcagtttgggaggctgaggtgagtggatcacaaggtcaggagttcgagaccagcctgaccaacatagtgaaaccccatctctactaaaaatacagaaattagccgggcgtggtggtgcgcgcctgtagtcccagctactcgggaggcagaggtataagaatcgcttgaacccgggagacggaggttgcagtgagccacgatcgcaccactgcactccagtggcctgggcaacagagagcgactctgtctcaacaaaaaacaaaaaaaaacccacaaaaattagctggacgttggggcaggcacccgtaatcccagctactcgggaggctgaggcatgagaattgcttgaacccgggagacggaggctgcagtgagtggagatcatgccactgcactccagcctgggcaacagagttagactccgtctcaaaaaaaaaaaaaaaaaagggccaggcaagCTGGGGCCTGAGCCAGCACAGACTAATGGGAACCCAGGAATGAGAGTGAGGGGGTTGGGAGGGGATCTGGGAAGGGTTTGAGGGTTTGCTTAAGATGGGCAGCAAGGTAGGGCCCAGCTTGAAGATCAGTCAGGGCCACCACTAGCCAATAGCACACCTTTGCGTGATTTAGAAAAAAGACCTCCCCACTGGGCACCATgtcttgtgcctataatcccagaactgtgggaggcagagacgggaggattgctttaacccaggaggctgaggttgcaatgaactaCAATCCCACCAcagcactctatcctgggtgtaagggcaagaccctgtctcaaaagaaaaaaaaataaagaggtcaagcatggtagctcacgcctataatcctagtactttgggaggctgaggcaagagaagtggttgagcctaggaattctgtaccagcctcggcaacatagggattccctgtctttacaaaaaatttaaaaattatcaagacatggtggtgcgtgcctgtggttccagcaactctgaaggctgaggcaggagaatcacttgagcctggaaggtggagtctgcagtgagccatggtcattccactgcactccagcctgggtggcagagggagaacctgtcaaaagaaagaaagagagagcgagagaaagaaggaagaaagaaagagagagcgagagagacagagaaagaaagaagaaggaaggaaggaagggaggaaggaaaggaggaagggagggacccTGTCTACCCTTGccccagctgggcacagtagttgatacctgtgatcccagtgcttcgggaggccaagatgagaggatcccttgaggccaggagttcacgaccaggcttggtaacaaagcaagatcccatcaatacaaaaataagatttaatttaattttttaacaattagctggtgtagtggtacatgcctgtagtcccagctacttgggagggaggctgacgctagaggattgcttgagcccaggaggtcaaggctgcagtgagctatgattgcaccactgcactctggcctgggcgacagagccaaaccctgtttcaaaaagacacaagaaagacagaaaaaaaaaagggggggatcCCTTCTAGGAGGACCAACTTAAAAAACACATCTGTCCAGGAAGACTAGGGCGTGGCTGGGTCAAAACTGCCGGAGTTGGATTTGGGCCCCCATGGGTCCCACAGCCAGAGGGAGCCAGCAGAGGCCATGGGGGGCAAGCAAGGACTTGCTTCTGGGGGAAGACGTGTGTCTCGGCAGTGCAGACCCGTCCGGTCATGCTGACGTCCCCGACCCTACCCgctttttcctttctcccccGCCCGCGGTACAGCCCCACCCCGCGCTGCCGCTGCCTCTGCCCCTGCCGCCCCAGCCGGCCCGCGAGCGCGACGGGAAGCTGCTGGAGGTGATCGAGCGCAAGCGCTGCGTGTGCAAGGAGATCAAGGCGCGCCACCGCCCGGACCGAGGCCTCTGCAAGCAGGAGAGCATGCCCATCCTCCCCAGCTGGCGGCGGGGGCCCGAGCCCCGCAAGTCCGGCACCCCGCCCTGCCGCCGGCAGCACACGGTCCTCTGGGACACCGCCATCTGAGGCGGGCCGGGGGTACCGGGGCGCCTggactggggagggggtgggcacTCCTGGCTCTCCCGGGAGCCTCGCCTAGAGAGACATTGAAGGACCACGTGGGAGAGTGCCAGGGAGcacccctgccctccaccctACCCCCCGGGATGGGGAGAGTCTGCCAGGCCCATTGGGCTTAGGATGCCAACAGCGCTGCTGAGAaacttggaggaggaggagggcttgCTTGAGGTTGGGGACAGAGTCGCTCTGGCTGTTCTTCCCGCTGGGCGCTGTACACCCCTCCTCCTGAACCAAGCCAGAGGTCAGcatggggaagggaggaaggaagggatgggAGGAAGAGGGGGGTGGGTGAGCTGAGAGGGACTAGAGTGCCAGATGGAGGAGCTCTTTTCTAGAGAGCCGGGAGTTGGGGAGGgggtatttattttgttatttatttcagtCTGGAGGGCGATTCTGGGCCCTTCTGACCTACTCCTGAGCCGGGAGTGGAGAATCAGGGCCAAGTTTGCACTCTCCCCAATGCCAATGCCTAAAGGCCCCGCCATCCATGCCACCCCACAGCCAAGGAGGGGTCCGCATGGGGAGTGGACCGAGAAAAGAAGGGGCCCAGGGAAGCAGAGGGCCCAAGACTATTCACAGTATTTACAATTTGCCAGAATTTGGTAGTCAGTGTGGCCTGCTCTGAATCAGGCATCTTATTTAGTTCTGGGGTGAGGGTCTAGTGCCAGGGATGGGCGGGAtgatgggggaggaggagggaaatttTAGCGGGTGGGGGGGTGGGCAgggtatttatttaaattaaaaaaacaaaacagaagagatgtcaggaacttttttttaattcctttcttttcagaataatatattaaaagaCTCATGATCCTAAAGCTGGCTTCTTCTATTTCACAGCGTGCTCTGCCATTCTTACACTTGCTCCTTTTCCCATCTTGCCCCTGGTTGGTGGGAGTTGAAGGTTGTGCGGGGAGGGGTCAGTAGCTGTGGCCAAGTCACAGGGCGAGGTGGAGTTCCAGGTAAGTCTTCGGGAATGCACCGGGCCATGACTCCATTAGCATTTTTTTTGTGCACGGAATGTGTTCTTGGCATTACACTGATGCAGAAGGAATATTTGGGCATGAAGCTTGCCTTCAAGCACCTCGTGATCTACTCAGATGACATCTACTGAGATGACAATAAACTGTTGAAGCAGTAAGAGGGGGGGacagggccaagcatggtggctcacacctgtaattccagcactttgggaggtcgaggtgggcggatcacctgaggttaggagttcaagaccagcctgaccaacatggtaaaacctcatctctactaaaaaaaaatacaaaaattagccgggtgtggtggcgctatatcccagctactcgggaggctgaggcaggagaatcacttgaactcaggaagtggaggttgcagtgagctgagatcatgccactgcactccagcctgggcgaaagagcgagactccgtctcaacaacgacaacaatgaaaaaaaaaaaaagagggggtaCAGGGCTGGAATCATCTAAGAAGGCTTCCTGCAAAGTTACCCTAAAAGGACAGGTAagctagtctgggcaacatagagaaaccccgtctctacaaaaaatacaaacattagccaggtgtggaggcatgcacctttagtcccagatactcaaaggtgaggtgggaggatggctggaacctaagaggcggaggctgcagtgagcagagatcatgccattgcactctagcctgggcaacagagcgagatcctgtctcaaaaaaaaaaaaaaaaaaggacgggTGAAGTTTGGAGAGGGGAAGAGGCAAACTCCCAAGGTCACGGTCATGGTTTTGATTGTCTATGGAACAGTAGGAGATGGGGGCATGGGGAGGTAGGAAGTATGTTTAAATGACGGTGATAGCATTAAGAGGTCCAGCCAtgggacagatcacctgaggttgggagtttgagaccagcctgaccaacatggagaaaccccatctctactaaaaaatacaaaaaaaattagctgggcatggtggcgcatgcctgtaattctagctacttgggaggctgaggcaggagaatcgccagaacccgggagtcagaggttgcagcagtgagccgaggtcacgccattgcactccagcctgggcaacaagagcgaaattccatctcaaaaaaaaaggtccaGCCATGATGAAGCTGGTTCAGAAAGACCAG encodes the following:
- the NYAP1 gene encoding neuronal tyrosine-phosphorylated phosphoinositide-3-kinase adapter 1 isoform X2 produces the protein MNLLYRKTKLEWRQHKEEEAKRSSSKEVAPAGSAGPTAGQGPGVRVRDIASLRRSLRMGFMTMPASQEHTPHPCRSAMAPRSLSCHSVGSMDSVGGGPGGGGGGLTEDSSTRRPPAKPRRHPSTKLSMVGPGSGAETPPSKKAGSQKPTPEGRESSRKVPPQKPRRSPNTQLSVSFDESCPPGPSTRGGNLPLQRLTRGSRVAGDPDVGAQEEPVYIEMVGDVFRGGGRSGGGLAGPPLGGGGPTPPAGTDSDSEESEAIYEEMKYPLPEEAGEGRANGPPPLTATSPPQQPHALPPHAHRRPASALPSRRDGTPTKTTPCEIPPPFPNLLQHRPPLLAFPQAKSASRTPGDGVSRLPVLCHSKEPAGSTPAPQVPARERETPPPPPPPPAANLLLLGPSGRARSHSTPLPPQGSGQPRGERELPNSHSMICPKAAGAPAAPPAPAALLPGPPKDKAVSYTMVYSAVKVTTHSVLPAGPPLGAGEPKTEKEISVLHGMLCTSSRPPVPGKSSPHGGAMGAAAGVLHHRGCFASPHSLPDPTAGPLTPLWTYPATAAGLKRPPAYESLKAGGVLNKGCGVGAPSPMVKIQLQEQGTDGGAFASISCAHVIASAGTPEEEEEEMGAATFGAGWALQRKVLYGGRKAKELDKVEDGARAWNGSAEGPGKVEREDRGPVISGIPVRSQGAEGLLARIHHGDRGGSRTALPIPCQTFPACHRNGDFTGGYRLGRSASTSGVRQVALHTPRPCSQPRDALSQPHPALPLPLPLPPQPARERDGKLLEVIERKRCVCKEIKARHRPDRGLCKQESMPILPSWRRGPEPRKSGTPPCRRQHTVLWDTAI
- the NYAP1 gene encoding neuronal tyrosine-phosphorylated phosphoinositide-3-kinase adapter 1 isoform X1 yields the protein MNLLYRKTKLEWRQHKEEEAKRSSSKEVAPAGSAGPTAGQGPGVRVRDIASLRRSLRMGFMTMPASQEHTPHPCRSAMAPRSLSCHSVGSMDSVGGGPGGGGGGLTEDSSTRRPPAKPRRHPSTKLSMVGPGSGAETPPSKKAGSQKPTPEGRESSRKVPPQKPRRSPNTQLSVSFDESCPPGPSTRGGNLPLQRLTRGSRVAGDPDVGAQEEPVYIEMVGDVFRGGGRSGGGLAGPPLGGGGPTPPAGTDSDSEESEAIYEEMKYPLPEEAGEGRANGPPPLTATSPPQQPHALPPHAHRRPASALPSRRDGTPTKTTPCEIPPPFPNLLQHRPPLLAFPQAKSASRTPGDGVSRLPVLCHSKEPAGSTPAPQVPARERETPPPPPPPPAANLLLLGPSGRARSHSTPLPPQGSGQPRGERELPNSHSMICPKAAGAPAAPPAPAALLPGPPKDKAVSYTMVYSAVKVTTHSVLPAGPPLGAGEPKTEKEISVLHGMLCTSSRPPVPGKSSPHGGAMGAAAGVLHHRGCFASPHSLPDPTAGPLTPLWTYPATAAGLKRPPAYESLKAGGVLNKGCGVGAPSPMVKIQLQEQGTDGGAFASISCAHVIASAGTPEEEEEEMGAATFGAGWALQRKVLYGGRKAKELDTEVEDGARAWNGSAEGPGKVEREDRGPVISGIPVRSQGAEGLLARIHHGDRGGSRTALPIPCQTFPACHRNGDFTGGYRLGRSASTSGVRQVALHTPRPCSQPRDALSQPHPALPLPLPLPPQPARERDGKLLEVIERKRCVCKEIKARHRPDRGLCKQESMPILPSWRRGPEPRKSGTPPCRRQHTVLWDTAI